In a genomic window of Bradyrhizobium sp. LLZ17:
- a CDS encoding HWE histidine kinase domain-containing protein produces MVRLGFIIGFIALLGALLSGLAAYRVHDQELALDRIALARAIDVHASLVQDRSTERELLARVASGLFRAPSVLKPNMLQPLRSAIYAFKTDFVVAGWVARLRPNELPAAQAAIAAAGFPNPQIRNYKDEPIDPASLTHPIDVLMDLEPRSDETKALPGRSYEQDQVRSAMLARARAEKRSVASDPVPLLRDNGPIGVIVAAPVIPEGATEPAGFITFSYELASLMLTNDDMSLFSVALKDPRKQGSELISNDQGVVSTRMTTPEGGVPSATRTVSFGGRDWQLDYYAKSNSARRAEQTAIIVAAIGFAITAMVCGLFGYVAYNNLRLSREIQVRIGFERRLTAVIDELNHRVKNILAVIQSIVTRTLRHGSDIDVARELLIGRIHAMSNVVSLLSESQWQGVKLKGLFEARAIPHADRIAVSGPDIAVSARAAQSLSLLFFELASHSDEGLSLVGKHPHITANWTVTGEAPEEVFQFRWEEFNTSEATRRPDSDFGLILLDRVAPEALGGAAKRYFTDVSYVYELTAPMETVVDMTERGRTEKLSQPVKPAR; encoded by the coding sequence GTGGTCCGGCTGGGTTTCATCATCGGCTTTATCGCTCTGCTCGGAGCTTTGCTCTCCGGGCTTGCGGCCTATCGCGTCCATGACCAGGAGCTGGCGCTGGACCGGATTGCGCTGGCGCGTGCGATCGACGTGCATGCGAGCCTTGTCCAGGACAGGTCGACCGAACGAGAACTGCTGGCGCGTGTCGCCTCAGGCCTGTTCCGTGCGCCGTCGGTGCTTAAGCCGAACATGCTGCAGCCGCTGCGCTCGGCGATCTACGCCTTCAAGACCGATTTCGTGGTGGCTGGCTGGGTTGCCCGGCTTCGGCCGAACGAGCTACCCGCGGCGCAGGCCGCGATCGCGGCCGCCGGCTTTCCGAACCCGCAGATCCGCAACTACAAGGATGAGCCGATCGATCCGGCAAGCCTCACGCATCCGATCGACGTGCTGATGGACCTCGAACCGCGCAGCGACGAGACCAAGGCGCTGCCTGGCCGCAGCTACGAGCAGGACCAGGTGCGCAGCGCGATGTTGGCACGCGCCAGGGCGGAGAAGCGGTCGGTCGCCTCCGACCCGGTCCCGCTGCTGCGCGACAACGGGCCGATCGGCGTCATCGTGGCGGCGCCGGTGATTCCCGAGGGGGCGACTGAGCCGGCCGGCTTCATCACATTTTCCTACGAACTGGCCTCGCTGATGCTGACCAATGACGACATGTCGTTGTTCTCGGTTGCGCTGAAGGACCCGCGCAAGCAAGGCAGCGAGCTCATCTCCAACGATCAGGGCGTCGTCTCCACGCGCATGACCACGCCCGAGGGAGGAGTACCGTCGGCGACGCGCACCGTGAGCTTCGGTGGCCGCGACTGGCAGCTCGACTATTACGCAAAGAGCAATTCCGCGCGCCGTGCCGAGCAGACCGCGATCATCGTAGCGGCGATCGGCTTCGCGATTACCGCGATGGTGTGCGGCCTGTTCGGCTACGTCGCCTACAACAATCTGCGGCTCAGCCGCGAGATCCAGGTGCGGATCGGCTTCGAGCGGCGGCTGACGGCGGTCATTGACGAGCTCAACCACCGGGTCAAGAACATTCTGGCAGTGATCCAGTCGATCGTGACGCGCACGCTGCGCCACGGCTCGGACATCGACGTCGCGCGCGAGCTCCTGATTGGCCGCATCCACGCGATGTCCAACGTGGTCTCGCTGCTCAGCGAAAGCCAGTGGCAGGGCGTCAAGCTGAAGGGTCTGTTCGAGGCGCGCGCCATCCCGCATGCCGATCGCATCGCCGTCAGCGGCCCGGATATCGCAGTCAGCGCGCGCGCCGCGCAGAGCCTGTCGCTGCTGTTCTTCGAGCTTGCCTCGCATTCCGACGAAGGCCTGTCGCTGGTGGGCAAGCACCCGCACATCACCGCGAACTGGACCGTGACGGGCGAGGCGCCCGAGGAGGTGTTCCAGTTCCGCTGGGAGGAGTTCAACACCAGCGAGGCGACGCGCCGCCCGGATTCGGATTTCGGCCTGATCCTGCTTGACCGCGTTGCGCCCGAAGCGCTCGGCGGCGCCGCCAAGCGCTACTTCACCGACGTCTCCTACGTCTACGAGCTGACCGCACCGATGGAGACGGTCGTCGACATGACCGAGCGTGGCCGCACTGAAAAGCTTTCGCAACCGGTGAAGCCGGCGCGGTAG
- a CDS encoding urease subunit gamma — MNLSPREKDKLLISMAAIVARRRLDRGVKLNHPEAIAIISDFILEGARDGRTVAELMQSGAQVLTRDQVMAGIPEMIHDIQVEATFPDGTKLVTVHEPIR; from the coding sequence ATGAACCTGTCTCCCCGCGAAAAGGACAAGCTTCTGATCTCGATGGCGGCCATCGTGGCCCGCCGCCGGCTGGATCGCGGCGTCAAGCTCAACCACCCCGAGGCGATCGCGATCATCTCCGATTTCATCCTCGAAGGCGCGCGCGACGGCCGCACCGTCGCCGAACTGATGCAGTCCGGCGCGCAGGTCCTGACGCGCGATCAGGTGATGGCCGGCATCCCCGAGATGATCCATGACATCCAGGTCGAGGCGACCTTCCCGGACGGCACCAAGCTCGTCACGGTGCACGAGCCGATCAGGTAG
- a CDS encoding putative quinol monooxygenase, whose protein sequence is MIYVVATLTIKPETRAEFIAAATACIKETRKEPGNIAYDLHESVTDPSKMVFVEQWENAEALVPHRGQEHMKTFGRVAVKCFTAPPKIEVITPEKVETR, encoded by the coding sequence GTGATTTACGTCGTTGCCACCTTGACCATCAAGCCCGAAACGCGCGCCGAATTCATTGCAGCCGCCACCGCCTGCATCAAGGAGACGCGGAAAGAGCCCGGCAATATCGCCTATGATTTGCATGAGAGCGTCACCGACCCCAGCAAGATGGTGTTCGTCGAGCAGTGGGAGAACGCCGAAGCGCTGGTGCCGCATCGTGGCCAGGAGCACATGAAGACGTTCGGCCGCGTCGCGGTAAAGTGTTTTACGGCACCGCCGAAAATCGAAGTGATCACGCCCGAGAAGGTCGAGACGAGGTAA
- a CDS encoding urease accessory protein UreF → MLMTTNELAGAGDLAEREAAALYRLMTWLSPAFPVGGFSYSSGIEWAVEAGDILDIATLADWLDAMLGDGSGFCDATFLVHAYRATELGDDAALREIAELAWAFVPSRERQLETTSQGRAFIEIARAAWDADGLDAMVAACSTALVYPVAVGVVAALHGVPLAPTLHAFLHALVSNWISAASRLIPLGQTDSQRVLVTLEAAVAVTANRALTATLDDLGGAAFRADLASLRHETQYTRLFRS, encoded by the coding sequence ATGCTCATGACCACAAATGAGCTGGCCGGTGCCGGCGACCTCGCCGAGCGCGAGGCGGCGGCGCTGTACCGGCTGATGACGTGGCTGTCGCCGGCGTTCCCCGTCGGCGGCTTTTCCTATTCCAGCGGCATCGAATGGGCGGTCGAAGCGGGCGACATCCTCGACATCGCGACGCTCGCCGACTGGCTCGATGCGATGCTCGGCGATGGCTCCGGCTTTTGCGACGCGACCTTTCTGGTCCATGCCTATCGCGCCACTGAACTGGGCGATGACGCCGCTTTGCGCGAGATCGCCGAGCTTGCCTGGGCGTTCGTGCCGTCGCGCGAGCGGCAGCTCGAGACCACTTCGCAGGGGCGCGCCTTCATTGAGATCGCGCGCGCCGCGTGGGATGCCGACGGCCTGGATGCCATGGTCGCGGCATGCAGCACTGCACTTGTCTATCCCGTTGCGGTCGGCGTCGTCGCCGCGCTGCATGGCGTGCCGCTGGCGCCGACGCTGCACGCCTTCCTGCACGCGCTGGTCTCGAACTGGATTTCGGCGGCGAGCCGGCTCATTCCGCTCGGCCAGACCGACAGCCAGCGCGTTCTGGTGACGCTGGAAGCCGCCGTTGCCGTAACCGCCAATCGTGCGCTGACTGCGACTTTGGACGATCTCGGCGGCGCAGCCTTCCGCGCCGATCTCGCCAGCCTGCGGCACGAGACGCAATACACGCGGCTGTTTCGGTCGTGA
- a CDS encoding urease subunit beta yields MIPGELFIQDGEIELNAGRKTVTLTVANTGDRPIQVGSHYHFFETNPALKFDRKKARGMRLDIAAGTAVRFEPGQTRDVQLVALAGKKTIYGFRGDVMGKL; encoded by the coding sequence ATGATTCCCGGCGAACTCTTCATCCAGGACGGCGAGATCGAGCTCAATGCCGGCCGCAAGACCGTGACGCTGACGGTCGCCAACACCGGCGACCGCCCGATCCAGGTCGGCTCGCACTACCATTTCTTCGAGACCAACCCCGCGCTGAAGTTTGACCGCAAGAAGGCCCGCGGCATGCGCCTCGACATCGCCGCCGGTACCGCCGTCCGCTTCGAGCCCGGCCAGACCCGCGATGTCCAGCTCGTCGCACTTGCCGGCAAGAAGACCATCTACGGTTTTCGCGGTGATGTGATGGGGAAGCTGTGA
- a CDS encoding TetR/AcrR family transcriptional regulator — protein sequence MPSEGGFGARRPGVVTAKGGGEEADNAPRRGRPRSVETSNAILESAYTLMATTGLAATTIDAVARHSNVSKMTIYKWWPSREALLIDAFLHHAAQMLPLPAASTGTAVARARRHAAAYAEALQGEFGKVQLAVISECIARTGSAELFYARYLQFRRDALVEMIAAGQRDGSILAEAQPEDLYDAIYGSLFYRYVFGIAPITPGYARNLVDLVLRPKG from the coding sequence ATGCCGAGCGAAGGCGGCTTCGGCGCGAGGAGACCGGGCGTGGTGACGGCGAAAGGCGGGGGTGAAGAGGCCGACAACGCGCCCAGGCGCGGCCGCCCGCGCTCGGTCGAGACCAGCAACGCCATCCTCGAAAGCGCCTACACGCTGATGGCGACCACGGGTCTCGCCGCCACGACGATCGATGCCGTCGCGCGCCACTCCAACGTTTCCAAAATGACGATTTACAAATGGTGGCCGTCGCGGGAGGCGTTGTTGATCGACGCCTTTCTCCATCACGCCGCGCAGATGCTGCCGCTGCCCGCAGCGAGCACCGGCACGGCTGTAGCGCGCGCGCGTCGCCATGCCGCGGCCTATGCGGAGGCCTTGCAAGGCGAGTTCGGCAAGGTGCAACTCGCCGTCATATCCGAATGCATCGCCAGGACTGGCTCGGCGGAGCTGTTCTACGCGCGCTATCTGCAATTCCGCCGCGACGCGCTGGTGGAGATGATCGCCGCTGGCCAACGCGACGGCAGCATCCTGGCCGAGGCGCAGCCTGAGGATCTCTACGACGCGATCTATGGCAGCCTGTTCTATCGCTACGTCTTCGGCATCGCGCCGATCACGCCTGGCTACGCGCGGAATCTGGTCGATCTGGTGTTGCGGCCGAAGGGCTAG
- the ureG gene encoding urease accessory protein UreG: MSKSHGPLRVGIGGPVGSGKTALMDLLCKTMRERYDIAAITNDIYTKWDAEFLVRSGSLTPDRIAGVETGGCPHTAIREDASMNLAAVADMRAKFPGLDLVLIESGGDNLAATFSPELADLTIYVIDVAAGDKIPSKGGPGITRSDLLVINKIDLAPHVGASLEKMETDARRMRGERPFVMTNLKKSEGLDRIAGFIEAKGGLRRTAT; encoded by the coding sequence ATGTCGAAATCTCACGGCCCCTTGCGTGTCGGCATCGGCGGTCCGGTCGGATCGGGCAAGACCGCGCTGATGGATTTGCTCTGCAAGACCATGCGCGAGCGCTACGACATCGCCGCCATCACCAACGACATCTACACCAAATGGGACGCGGAATTCCTGGTGCGTTCGGGGTCGCTGACACCGGACCGCATCGCCGGCGTCGAGACCGGCGGCTGCCCGCACACCGCGATCCGCGAGGACGCGTCGATGAATCTGGCCGCGGTCGCGGACATGCGAGCCAAATTTCCCGGGCTCGACCTGGTGCTGATCGAGTCCGGCGGCGACAATCTGGCGGCGACCTTCTCGCCGGAACTGGCCGACCTCACGATCTATGTCATCGATGTTGCCGCGGGCGACAAGATTCCCTCCAAGGGCGGCCCCGGCATCACCCGGTCGGACCTTCTGGTCATTAACAAGATCGACCTCGCACCCCATGTCGGGGCGTCACTTGAAAAGATGGAGACGGATGCCAGGCGCATGCGGGGCGAGCGTCCCTTTGTCATGACCAACCTGAAGAAGAGCGAGGGGCTCGACCGCATCGCCGGCTTCATCGAGGCCAAAGGCGGCTTGCGGCGCACGGCGACATAA
- the ureC gene encoding urease subunit alpha, whose product MSAKIKRSVYADMFGPTTGDKVRLADTDLIIEVEKDFTTYGEEVKFGGGKVIRDGMGQSQVTNKQGAADTVITNALIVDHWGIVKADVAIKDGMIAGIGKAGNPDIQPGVTIIIGPGTDVIAGEGKILTAGGFDSHIHFICPQQIEHALMSGVTSMLGGGTGPSHGTFATTCTPGPWHIARMIQSFDAFPVNLGISGKGNASRPAALVEMIKAGACALKLHEDWGTTPAAIDNCLSVADDHDIQVMIHTDTLNESGFVEDTIKAFKGRTIHAFHTEGAGGGHAPDIIKVAGLKNVLPSSTNPTRPFTRNTIDEHLDMLMVCHHLDPSIAEDLAFAESRIRKETIAAEDILHDLGALSMMSSDSQAMGRLGEVIIRTWQTADKMKKQRGSLAQDKGKDNDNFRVKRYIAKYTINPAIAHGVSKLIGSVEKGKLADLVLWSPAFFGVKPDCIVKGGMIVAAPMGDPNASIPTPQPVHYQPMFGAFGKARTASSVVFTSKAAVTGGLARKLGIDKKLYAVQNTRGKISKKSMIHNDATPNIEVDPETYEVRADGELLTCAPAEVLPMAQRYFMY is encoded by the coding sequence ATGTCCGCCAAGATCAAACGTTCCGTCTATGCCGACATGTTTGGCCCGACCACCGGCGACAAGGTGCGGCTGGCCGACACCGATCTCATCATCGAGGTCGAGAAGGATTTCACGACCTACGGCGAAGAAGTGAAGTTCGGCGGCGGCAAGGTGATCCGCGACGGCATGGGGCAGTCGCAGGTCACCAACAAGCAGGGCGCGGCCGACACGGTCATCACCAATGCGTTGATCGTCGATCACTGGGGCATCGTGAAGGCCGATGTCGCGATCAAGGACGGCATGATTGCGGGCATCGGCAAGGCCGGCAATCCCGACATCCAGCCCGGTGTGACCATCATCATCGGCCCCGGCACCGACGTGATCGCGGGCGAGGGCAAGATTCTCACCGCCGGCGGTTTCGACAGTCACATCCATTTCATCTGCCCGCAGCAGATCGAGCACGCGCTGATGTCGGGCGTCACCTCGATGCTTGGGGGCGGCACGGGCCCGTCGCACGGCACCTTCGCAACGACCTGCACGCCGGGGCCGTGGCATATCGCGCGGATGATCCAGTCGTTCGATGCCTTCCCGGTCAATCTCGGCATTTCCGGCAAGGGCAACGCCTCGCGGCCCGCAGCCCTGGTCGAGATGATCAAGGCCGGCGCCTGCGCGCTGAAGCTGCATGAAGATTGGGGCACGACGCCGGCCGCGATCGACAACTGCCTGTCGGTGGCCGACGATCACGACATCCAGGTGATGATCCACACCGACACGCTGAACGAATCCGGCTTCGTCGAGGATACGATCAAGGCGTTCAAGGGCCGCACCATCCACGCCTTCCACACCGAAGGCGCCGGCGGCGGTCACGCCCCCGATATCATCAAGGTCGCGGGGCTCAAGAACGTGCTGCCGTCCTCGACCAACCCGACGCGGCCATTTACCCGCAACACCATCGACGAGCATCTGGACATGCTGATGGTGTGTCACCACCTCGATCCATCGATTGCGGAAGACCTTGCGTTTGCGGAAAGCCGCATCCGCAAGGAGACCATCGCGGCCGAAGACATCCTGCACGATCTCGGCGCGCTCTCGATGATGTCGTCGGACTCGCAAGCCATGGGCCGACTCGGCGAGGTCATCATCCGGACCTGGCAGACCGCCGACAAGATGAAGAAGCAGCGCGGGTCGCTAGCCCAGGACAAGGGCAAGGACAACGACAATTTTCGGGTCAAGCGCTACATCGCCAAGTACACGATCAATCCCGCGATTGCGCATGGCGTCTCCAAGCTGATCGGCTCGGTCGAGAAGGGCAAGCTCGCCGATCTCGTGCTGTGGTCGCCGGCGTTCTTCGGCGTCAAGCCGGATTGCATCGTCAAGGGCGGCATGATCGTGGCCGCGCCGATGGGCGATCCGAACGCGTCGATCCCGACGCCGCAACCGGTGCACTACCAGCCAATGTTCGGTGCCTTCGGCAAGGCGCGCACCGCATCTTCCGTGGTCTTTACCTCGAAGGCGGCGGTCACGGGCGGGCTGGCCCGAAAGCTCGGCATCGACAAGAAGCTCTATGCCGTCCAGAACACCCGCGGCAAGATCTCGAAGAAGAGCATGATCCATAACGATGCCACGCCCAATATCGAGGTCGATCCGGAGACCTATGAGGTGCGCGCGGACGGCGAACTCTTGACCTGCGCGCCTGCCGAGGTGCTGCCGATGGCGCAGCGATATTTCATGTACTGA
- a CDS encoding AI-2E family transporter, whose amino-acid sequence MRVVPSERLSPGGSEGTPLRESQGELPPVIRRTEFVAFALAGLLLIAVVAVLYVGKAFFLPVVMAFVTGTMLSPAASFLEKQKVPRGLAAVLIVVAGTAVVGFVVALIASPVMEWSSRLPELGAQLKDKLHVFDRPLALWRELQMMVGGSDGLPSFQMPKFEWVQPTLEFLSPTFTEFLLFFVTLILFIASWRDLRRAMIMTFSDHDARLRTLRILNEIEVHLGNYLLTVTLINVGVGVAAGTVCALTGMPNPAGLGALAATLNFIPIIGPVAMFAILVVVGLVTFPTIGGGLMAALAFGGITFLEGHFVTPTIIGRRLALNALAVLLALAFWTWLWGPMGAFLSSPLLIVALILKEHLLPADSPQLPQG is encoded by the coding sequence GTGCGCGTCGTTCCCAGTGAACGTCTCAGTCCCGGCGGCAGCGAGGGCACTCCGCTTCGCGAGAGCCAGGGCGAACTTCCGCCGGTGATCCGCCGCACCGAATTCGTCGCGTTCGCGCTGGCCGGGCTGCTGCTCATCGCCGTGGTCGCGGTGCTCTATGTCGGAAAGGCGTTCTTCCTCCCTGTGGTGATGGCTTTCGTTACCGGCACGATGCTGTCGCCGGCGGCCAGCTTTCTGGAAAAGCAGAAAGTGCCGCGCGGGCTCGCCGCCGTGCTGATCGTTGTCGCCGGGACCGCCGTGGTCGGCTTCGTCGTCGCGCTGATCGCCTCGCCGGTGATGGAATGGAGTTCGCGCCTGCCCGAACTCGGAGCTCAGCTGAAGGACAAGCTGCACGTGTTTGACCGGCCTCTGGCACTGTGGCGCGAGCTGCAGATGATGGTCGGCGGCTCGGATGGACTGCCGAGCTTCCAGATGCCGAAATTCGAATGGGTCCAGCCGACGCTGGAATTCCTGTCGCCGACCTTTACCGAGTTCCTGCTGTTCTTCGTCACCCTGATCCTGTTCATCGCGAGCTGGCGCGATTTGCGGCGGGCGATGATCATGACGTTCAGCGATCACGACGCGCGGCTGCGTACGCTGCGGATCCTCAACGAGATCGAGGTCCATCTCGGCAACTACCTCCTGACTGTCACCCTCATCAATGTCGGCGTGGGCGTCGCCGCGGGGACCGTTTGCGCGCTGACCGGCATGCCCAATCCGGCCGGGCTCGGCGCGCTCGCGGCAACCCTCAATTTCATCCCGATCATCGGCCCGGTCGCGATGTTCGCCATTCTGGTCGTGGTGGGGCTGGTCACGTTCCCGACCATCGGCGGCGGCCTGATGGCGGCGCTCGCCTTTGGCGGCATCACTTTCCTGGAGGGACATTTCGTCACGCCGACCATCATCGGCCGGCGACTCGCGCTCAATGCGCTTGCCGTGCTGCTGGCGCTGGCATTTTGGACCTGGCTATGGGGCCCGATGGGCGCGTTTCTGTCGTCGCCGCTCCTGATCGTCGCGCTGATCCTGAAGGAGCATCTCCTGCCGGCGGATTCGCCGCAGTTGCCGCAGGGATGA
- a CDS encoding YqjD family protein yields the protein MSTADSEARMRDWTDKATAERLEKDVAAVKNDIAALTDQITDALNTFANATGKQARRGYNQARENMDSTLDDISERGGAMMGAAQDAYGSIEETLEDAITQRPLATVGIALGIGFLIGAAWRR from the coding sequence ATGTCAACAGCCGACAGCGAAGCCAGGATGAGAGACTGGACTGACAAAGCCACCGCAGAACGCCTCGAGAAGGATGTAGCAGCCGTGAAAAACGATATTGCCGCCCTCACCGACCAGATCACCGACGCGCTCAACACGTTTGCCAACGCGACGGGCAAGCAGGCCCGGCGTGGCTACAATCAGGCGCGCGAAAACATGGACTCGACGCTCGACGACATTTCGGAGCGCGGCGGCGCCATGATGGGCGCTGCGCAGGATGCGTACGGTTCGATCGAGGAGACGCTGGAAGACGCGATCACCCAACGGCCGCTCGCAACGGTCGGCATCGCACTCGGCATCGGCTTCCTCATCGGGGCCGCCTGGCGCCGGTAG
- the ureE gene encoding urease accessory protein UreE, translated as MIRAIQVKGQHRFTGAPADTVVLDFDDRHRRRMAMTGTRGLAFLLDLENAVALRGGDALVLEDGRLVEVVAAPEPLLEIRGHDPHHLIRVAWHLGNRHLPTQLMAKSLRIRRDHVIEAMVKGLGARVIEIEAPFDPEGGAYADAGHGHGHDDHGHHDDGHHDQGHDHHGHDHHAHDHAANGHGHHHDEHCDHPDHHHGHSHAHDHK; from the coding sequence ATGATCCGGGCGATTCAGGTCAAGGGGCAACACCGCTTCACGGGAGCGCCAGCGGATACCGTCGTGCTCGATTTCGACGATCGGCACCGGCGCCGGATGGCAATGACGGGGACGCGGGGCCTCGCGTTTCTGCTCGACCTGGAAAACGCCGTCGCCTTGCGCGGCGGCGATGCGCTGGTGCTGGAAGACGGCCGGCTCGTCGAGGTGGTGGCGGCGCCGGAGCCGCTGCTCGAGATCCGCGGCCACGATCCGCACCATCTCATCCGCGTTGCATGGCACCTCGGCAATCGTCATCTGCCGACGCAGTTGATGGCGAAGAGCCTGCGCATCCGCCGCGACCATGTCATTGAAGCCATGGTGAAGGGCCTTGGTGCGCGCGTGATCGAGATCGAGGCGCCGTTCGATCCCGAGGGCGGCGCTTACGCCGATGCCGGCCACGGGCATGGTCACGATGATCATGGGCATCACGACGACGGACATCACGATCAGGGGCATGACCATCATGGTCATGATCACCACGCCCATGATCATGCCGCCAATGGCCATGGGCATCACCACGACGAGCATTGCGACCACCCCGACCATCATCACGGCCACAGCCATGCTCATGACCACAAATGA